One Oncorhynchus masou masou isolate Uvic2021 chromosome 27, UVic_Omas_1.1, whole genome shotgun sequence genomic window carries:
- the LOC135516553 gene encoding thyroid receptor-interacting protein 6-like has product MSGPNWLPPKTPGSPERPVPQMSDSGPAVYRQLPKKVSSDTRPKYVVYDQNRGGGMATRYLATSPTAGPMQHHHQEDPGFHPKSNDHYYQPPPQCLDEDQSLNLHMERYQLMHWVTPEKLIGHHSSSDAEIDSLACMLADQDSHALNGTQLYHNVPCNKYILGDHYRPSAQSGAPSQGEPFMGFPPQSTDHSTPPNPSDPHQAFQYFPQPDDNTQVSKSYPQPVPASYNTASTHTGPSFSLQVKTAQTVTYFQTGRQAGQAYTPPPHRQHALWSPSKNQTGPQGWFPPHPASQVQELHSERGYKGSATGFGGRATQCPTSNGVTETHQSGSAPSSAYQPSKQGTAAPRPEEELVQPTKKFVYDMNHPPTEEDFGCCARCGDKVLDDGSDCITMEQVFHVDCFTCVTCQAHLRGQPFYAIDKQSHCRSCYISVLERCCMCSKPILDRVLWSMGNAYHPRCFNCVVCGCCLDGVPFTVDATSQIHCIDDFHRKFAPRCSVCGQAIIPGPGQDETISIVALDRNFHVNCYVCEECGLLLSSEGEERCCYPLDGHILCKGCSAQHILNPSPKISTDC; this is encoded by the exons ATGTCTGGTCCTAACTGGCTGCCTCCGAAGACTCCTGGTAGTCCGGAGAGACCCGTCCCCCAGATGTCTGACTCTGGACCAGCCGTGTACAGACAGCTGCCCAAGAAGGTCTCCTCGGACACCCGGCCCAAGTATGTGGTCTATGaccagaacagaggaggaggaatggcCACTAGGTACTTAGCTACTAGTCCCACAG CTGGGCCCATGCAGCACCACCACCAAGAGGACCCAGGGTTTCACCCTAAATCTAATGACCACTACTACCAACCACCTCCCCAATGTCTCGATGAAGACCAATCCTTGAACCTTCACATGGAACGCTACCAGTTGATG CACTGGGTCACTCCTGAGAAGCTGATTGGACACCACTCCAGCAGTGATGCGGAGATTGACTCACTCGCCTGCATGCTGGCTGATCAGGACAGCCATGCACTAAACGGGACACAG CTGTACCACAATGTGCCTTGCAACAAATACATCTTGGGGGACCACTACAGACCCTCAGCCCAGTCAGGAGCCCCATCTCAGGGAGAGCCGTTTATGGGTTTCCCACCTCAGTCCACGGACCATTCTACACCCCCGAACCCCAGTGATCCCCACCAGGCTTTCCAGTACTTCCCCCAGCCAGATGACAACACCCAGGTCTCCAAATCCTACCCCCAGCCTGTCCCTGCCTCCTACAATACCGCCTCCACCCATACTGGCCCAAGTTTCAGTCTTCAGGTCAAAACAGCCCAAACTGTCACCTACTTTCAGACCGGTAGGCAAGCTGGGCAGGCTTACACCCCTCCCCCACACCGCCAGCATGCATTGTGGTCCCCGTCCAAGAATCAGACTGGCCCCCAGGGCTGGTTCCCTCCCCACCCTGCATCCCAAGTCCAGGAGCTGCACTCTGAGAGGGGTTACAAGGGGAGTGCCACAGGGTTTGGAGGGAGAGCTACCCAGTGCCCCACATCCAATGGAGTCACAGAAACTCACCAGTCAGGCTCGGCACCAAGCTCCGCCTATCAGCCCAGCAAG CAGGGGACAGCAGCTCCGAGGCCAGAGGAAGAGTTGGTCCAGCCCACTAAGAAGTTTGTGTATGACATGAATCATCCCCCGACAGAGGAAGACTTTG GTTGCTGTGCACGTTGCGGCGACAAAGTCCTTGATGACGGCAGCGACTGTATCACCATGGAGCAGGTGTTTCATGTGGATTGTTTCACCTGTGTCACCTGCCAGGCACATCTCCGGGGGCAACCGTTCTATGCTATTGACAAGCAGAGCCACTGCAGGAGCTGTTACATT aGTGTCCTAGAGCGCTGCTGCATGTGTTCCAAGCCCATCCTGGACCGTGTCCTGTGGTCCATGGGCAATGCCTACCACCCGCGCTGCTTCAACTGTGTTGTGTGTGGCTGCTGCCTGGACGGCGTGCCCTTCACAGTGGACGCCACCTCCCAGATCCACTGTATAGACGACTTCCACAG GAAGTTTGCCCCTCGCTGCTCAGTGTGTGGCCAGGCCATCATTCCCGGACCGGGCCAGGATGAGACGATCAGTATAGTGGCGCTGGATCGCAACTTCCACGTCAACTGCTATGTGTGTGAG GAGTGTGGTCTGCTCCTGTCCTCTGAGGGTGAGGAGCGATGCTGTTACCCCCTGGACGGTCACATCTTGTGTAAGGGCTGCAGCGCCCAGCACATCCTGAACCCCTCACCCAAAATCTCAACTGACTGCTAA
- the LOC135515372 gene encoding somatostatin-1A-like: MLCTQLQVLLVTGGSASVLLARVSIAPHRDVLNALQRADTTKDKDLSHILLLKMLDLMTTAVGENKVLLDIMEALWVRSEVVRQLPLNQWECKAGCRNFYWKTFTSC; encoded by the exons ATGCTGTGTACTCAGCTACAGGTTTTACTGGTTACTGGTGGCTCTGCTTCAGTGTTGCTAGCGAGGGTCAGCATCGCTCCACACAGAGATGTGCTAAATGCACTACAGAGAGCAGACACAACCAAGGACAAG GACCTCTCCCACATCCTCCTGCTGAAGATGTTGGACCTGATGACCACAGCCGTGGGGGAGAACAAGGTACTGCtagacat caTGGAGGCACTCTGGGTGAGGTCGGAGGTGGTGCGCCAGCTACCCCTCAACCAATGGGAATGCAAGGCAGGATGCCGGAACTTCTATTGGAAGACCTTCACATCATGTTAG